A window of the Lactuca sativa cultivar Salinas chromosome 5, Lsat_Salinas_v11, whole genome shotgun sequence genome harbors these coding sequences:
- the LOC111909147 gene encoding pollen receptor-like kinase 4: MACFRPPYWLTLLTILISLTWSPAIADQKDPARLIKFKSSLSNVGELSNWNDTVPPCNGLKENWKGVICDKDGNVFGLLLENMGLSGTIDTDTLAEITTIRTLSFTNNSFEGSIPNLEKMVPLRGVFFSYNKFSGEIGGDAFSGMSELRKVEMGNNGFRGKIPISLTQLPILVDLQLQNNAFEGEIPDFEQKDLSDLIVNFANNKLDGSIPNGLSNQDPKSFAGNNLCGKPLSPCEISNSTGSSSSRRSSSRIIIICSCFIMVIRLRYM; encoded by the exons ATGGCTTGTTTCAGGCCACCGTATTGGCTTACACTGCTCACGATTCTCATTTCACTGACATGGTCACCAGCTATAGCAGACCAGAAAGACCCCGCAAGGCTAATAAAGTTTAAATCTTCTCTCTCTAACGTCGGGGAACTGAGCAACTGGAACGATACTGTTCCACCATGCAATGGTTTGAAAGAAAactggaaaggagtgatctgtgACAAAGATGGAAATGTGTTCGGGTTATTACTTGAGAACATGGGCTTATCAGGGACGATAGATACGGACACATTGGCTGAGATAACAACTATCCGAACGTTAAGTTTCACTAATAATAGCTTTGAGGGCTCAATACCTAACCTCGAGAAAATGGTCCCGTTACGTGGGGTTTTCTTCTCATATAACAAGTTTTCCGGGGAGATAGGAGGAGACGCTTTTTCGGGAATGAGTGAGTTGAGGAAAGTTGAAATGGGGAATAATGGTTTCAGGGGTAAAATTCCAATATCTCTTACACAGTTGCCAATCCTTGTGGATTTGCAGCTTCAGAACAACGCGTTTGAAGGAGAGATACCAGATTTTGAGCAGAAAGATCTATCAGATCTGATAGTGAACTTTGCAAATAATAAACTTGATGGTTCAATACCTAATGGGCTCAGCAACCAGGATCCAAAGTCGTTTGCAG GAAACAACCTTTGTGGTAAACCTCTTAGCCCATGTGAGATCTCAAACTCCACTGGTTCTAGCTCATCAAGGAGAAGTTCATCAAGGATAATTATTATATGCTCCTGTTTCATAATGGTTATAAGGTTGCGATACATGTAA